In Penaeus chinensis breed Huanghai No. 1 chromosome 11, ASM1920278v2, whole genome shotgun sequence, a genomic segment contains:
- the LOC125030472 gene encoding uncharacterized protein LOC125030472, with product MAERQVIIKDLECDTENGVMMLNFSRGQFRLRDRGDIVLSEEAGQLSGLRTGDYCITHSLDEHRELTWTVKVCVDPQNIPRCCPPGQAMKDNVCRPARTPEPLAPPISADPYGPAVSWPHIKTYEKPLHCSVEPMKDLPLIPRVSYLASHTRGLVHIWNAEETDYKFQYRFDPKFCVDGRQNLDGSASYSVKVCFESPMEQHQRLCSEKVCVRKCCAMGEIMDNYLHSCVPSSAAEFAPLMNTEYNRVIGQPICDYFTAITDFQLSPVTGHLATCNTTLPPSDYCIDMFSDRDGNISNAILKQFGYLSAFFWLSVLCFDVWRIFRSLNNRLRPPRPIPPYIYHIYAWSGPFVICSVTLGLQYVVADDVPWLIKPHLGQYKCWFGAGMEQLVFFYLHIAILLFANCLFIGHTYWIKRKMDGSLAALRGNKNGNGEKTAPVVHSKRNYYSEFKTKFLLLALMSSCWVADVLSWQIPPPELWALTDILNTLQGFFIFVISTEQNYVVRIFNVFQSYDVVLTSVR from the exons GATGCTTAACTTCTCAAGAGGACAATTTCGACTCAGAGACCGCGGTGACATCGTGCTATCGGAAGAAGCTGGGCAACTCAGTGGTCTTCGCACCGGGGATTACTGCATTACTCACTCTTTAGATGAACACAGAGAACTCACCTGGACAGTGAAGGTGTGCGTGGACCCGCAAAATATACCACGATGCTGCCCACCAGGCCAAGCCATGAAGGACAATGTGTGTCGGCCGGCTCGTACGCCAGAGCCTCTGGCACCCCCGATCTCTGCAGATCCGTATGGTCCAGCTGTATCATGGCCCCATATCAAGACCTATGAAAAGCCCCTCCACTGTAGCGTGGAACCCATGAAGGATCTACCACTGATACCCAGAGTCTCCTACTTAGCATCACACACCAGGGGCTTGGTCCATATATGGAATGCTGAAGAGACCGATTACAAGTTTCAGTACAGATTCGATCCCAAATTCTGCGTTGACGGAAGGCAGAATCTCGATGGATCGGCGTCTTATTCAGTAAAGGTGTGCTTCGAAAGTCCTATGGAGCAGCATCAAAGACTGTGTTCCGAAAAGGTCTGTGTGCGAAAATGCTGTGCAATGGGAGAAATAATGGATAATTATTTACACTCGTGTGTTCCGAGTTCAGCGGCAGAGTTTGCACCGCTCATGAACACCGAATACAACCGCGTGATAGGCCAACCCATATGTGACTATTTCACAGCTATTACAGACTTCCAATTGTCACCCGTCACGGGGCATCTCGCCACATGTAACACAACCCTACCACCGAGTGACTACTGTATTGACATGTTTTCTGATCGAGATGGCAACATAAGTAACG CCATATTAAAGCAGTTTGGATATCTGTCAGCATTCTTCTGGCTCAGTGTCCTTTGCTTTGATGTCTGGAGAATATTCAG GAGCCTCAACAACAGACTGCGTCCACCTCGACCCATTCCTCCCTATATCTACCATATTTATGCCTGGAGTGGACCTTTTGTGATATG TTCAGTCACACTGGGTTTGCAGTATGTGGTTGCAGATGACGTTCCTTGGCTCATTAAACCACATTTAGGACAATACAAGTGCTGGTTTGGAG CGGGAATGGAACAACTTGTATTTTTCTACCTACATATTGCCATCCTGTTATTTGCCAATTGTCTCTTCATTGGTCACACATACTGGATCAAGAGAAAAATGGACGGAAGTTTGGCGGCTCTCAGAGGTAACAAAAATGGAAATGGCGAGAAAACTGCACCAGTTGTCCACAGCAAACGGAACTACTACTCTGA ATTCAAAACAAAGTTCTTGTTATTGGCTCTCATGTCGAGCTGCTGGGTGGCAGATGTTTTGTCTTGGCAAATTCCACCACCAGAGCTTTG GGCTCTCACTGATATATTGAACACACTCCAGGGTTTCTTCATATTCGTTAT